TTAACTAACTTTGTGCAAGTGCGTATTTTAGAAGCCGTCATTGTTGGCATAATTGTTTGGGCAGGCCTTGTGATACTTGGCACACCTCAAGCTTTATTTCTTGCTATTTTCGCCGCCATTGCCAACTTAATTCCCTACATTGGGCCTATTATTGGTATGCTCCCTCCTGTTGTTATTTCTTTTGTAAAAGGTTATTCTGGATTTTATATAGGCACACAAATATTAGTTTACTCGTTAGCGCAACTAGTAGACATGGTGCTACTTATTCCGTGGCTTGTGGCTCGCGCCGTGGGCCTTAACTCTGCTATTGTAATTATCGCAATCATCATTGGCTCTCAATGGGGAGGCGTGCTGGGAATGATCATTGCTATTCCCGTGGCTAATATTTTAAAAATTAGCTTAATTAATTTTTACTTATATCGCTTTAACACAGATATTTCTTAAGGCCACTTTAACCTACAGATTTAATTTGCTCTACCCACTTTTGTAAAGTTGCACTGTCCATTAAATTTCCGTCATGGGTGGATACACAACCTTCGTAATTGGTTACAAAATCTTTTCTGCCCGAAGAAATAGGTTTCCATTTTTCATCATTAGTTCCGTGCAAAGGAAATAGTTTGGCATGAATATGATTTACTCCAAAACCTTCAAACACCAAGGCGCATCGGCCAGCAGAGGGAAAAGCTTTTACCAGCAAGTCTGATACTTTTGCGCTAGCCGCTATTAAATCTTCTCTTACCTTAGTGGGCAGCTTGGTAAAGTTACTAGAATAATGTTCTTTAGTAACCAAAACAGTAACCCCTTTGGTGTTGGGAAAAATGGATAAAAAAGCAAGGTGCTTACTATCCTCCCACACCTTGTAACTGGGAGATTTACCAGCAACTATCTGACAAAAAATACACATACTGCCCCTTATAAAAGCACTAATTATTGACTTCTACCAACCCACAGATAAATATACTAATATGTTTTTTCGACTACTTATTCTTAGTATTATTTTAAGCGCATGTTCCCACAGCTTTGACACAAGTACAAGCCAAGGCCTTTTAAAAAAAGCGCAATATTTAAGTAAAAGTGGGCAATATATAGAAGCCAGAAAAGAGCTAGAAAATATTATTAACTCCACAGCTCCTTATTCGGCTAAAGCTTCTGCACAATGGGAACTTGCAGAAATTAGTTTTAAAAAAGAAGAATTTGCACAAGCCGAGCTAGAATACAACCAAGGTTTACAAATTTTTTCTAAAAGCCCCTTAGTAAAACAATTTCAATATAAAAAAGCACTTAGTCTATACCGACAACTACCCGAAAAATATCAGCGTGATTTAAGCAATGCTCCCAGAGCAATTTTACAGTTTCAAAATTTTATTATTTCTTATCCCAAAAACCCTTTGGCAAAAGATGCTAAAAAATATATAGCCAAAATTCAAAGCCTTTTATTTAAAAAAGCCCTGTATGTGGCCAATTTTTATTTTGAACAAAAAAAATTTAAAGCGGCCTCTAAAAGATTTCAAAAAATCAGTCGGGCCCACTCCTCGGCTCCTTTGCTATTTAAGGCTACTTTAAGCACTTATAAAGCCGGCTATGACAACTGGACTTATTACTATAAAAAATTGCGCCGCCGCTTTCCAAAAAGTTCTGAAGTTGGTAGACTAAAGACATTGTTAAACTTATAAAATTTACCTATGTTACAAAAAACCACACCGCACAGTAGCTTTCATAAAAGAACCCCTTTTTCTAGTACCGCTGCGAACACTGGCTATACCCAAAAAAACCCAATGCCCGCGCGGCCTGTTAAAGCTTTGCAACAAGCTCAAGCCTTGCACCAAAGGGGTTCCTTTAAAGAGAGTATTGAACAGTATAAACAAATTTTAAAAGCACAACCAACCTGTGCAGAAGCTGCCTTTGCTATTAGTGTGTTGTACAATGATTTAGGCCAGTACCAAAACGCAAAAGTGTATTTTGCAAAAGCTGTTCAGGCTAAAGCACAACAAAACCCCAGCCTTCTTCCTCTAAAAAACGAAGTTGTGCAAAAATATCAAGAGCTTGCTTATATTTATTCTAAATATAAACAGCCACAGGTAGCCCTTAAATACTATTTAACAGCCCTTAGCCTTAACCCAAAAGATAAAAATACTTTTATAGCTTTGGGCCAAGTTCTTATTGAGTTAAAACAATACAGCCAAGCTATTTCTATTTTTAAATATTTAAATAGCCAAGACCCTCATTCATATATTATTCCTTTTCAATTAGCTCATGCCTATTATAAAAATAAACAAACCTTGCAGGCTATAATTATTTGGACAAATTTATCTAAACAGTTTCCATACAAAAAAGAACTTGTGGCACTAACCCACCTAACCCAAGCACTAAAGGCAGTATAATATGTTAAAATCAGAACTAGTTCCCAGCATTTCTCAAGACAGCATTAAAGACACTGTTAAAAAATTAGCCAGAGAAATTGAAAACGATTTTGAAGGCGAAAAGTTATCTATTATTTGTCCTTTAAAAAGTCATTTTATGTTTTGTGTAGATTTAATGAAAGAAATTTCTCTACCACAAGAATTAGACTTTGTATTTTTAAGCTCCCCCCCTAACGAAAGCGTAAAAGTTATAAAAGATGCTTTTATTAATATAAGAAATAAAAATATTTTAATTGTAACCACCGTGCTTGATGTAGGCCGCAGTATTTATTTTTTACAAAACCACTTAAGCTTAAGTTATCCAAAAAGTATAAAGCTGGTCACTTTGTTTGATAAACCTACGCGAAGAGAATTAGCAATTAGTTCTGATTATACTGGGTACACCGTTGATGACCGATTTATTGTTGGATATGGATTAGACATCAACGAACAAGGCCGCAATTACAAAGAGCTTTATAACTTTTCTCAATAATCTTAATAATTTTAATAAAAAATTTTTAAAATTAAACAAAAGTTTATAGCCTAATAACTTTTGCTGATTTTTTGGGCCGAAAGTTAAAAAAACTATCTTTTATTTTTTGCTTAAATGTCGTTTTTAAAAATTGATACTCCGTAAGGTTTTCTATATCGTCTTTATATGAAATTTTTATGATCTTCTTTTCTTTCGTGTTAATAATTATGCGAAAATCTTTAATCTTGTTTCTTAAAGAAGGTAGCCTTGCCTTTAAAGTGTAAACTCTCACATTAAATTTGTTTTCACTCCATCTGATAAAAAAATAATTTTTTAAATCTAAGTTAAAGCTAAATAATTGAATTAAAGGAATTTGCGACCACAAAGCTTTTTTGTTGGTGTGCTTAATGGCTCTTTTGTTAATTATCCACAAATCTTTTTTATTAAAAATAATTTCTGCCTTTGCGGGCTTTAAGTAAGTAAGTCTTATTCTTTTGTGCTTAATATATAAGTAAGCTTTATGAGCAGACTTAGTTCCTAATAATTTTTGGGTTTCTTTTTTTAATAAAAAAATTTTTATTCCGTTAGATTTTACATAAGAATTTAAAAGTTTTTCTAAAGTACTAAAAGACTTTGCTTCTGTAAGAGGGGTAAAAAATACAATGGCGCACAGTAAAACTAGTCTTACAATCATTTTAAAAGTTTATCGAATTTTAGGTCGATAGGCTAGAACTAAAACACAAAATGATTTTGGGCAGTCTAGTGCCTTATAGGCTGCCAAGGCCGTGCTGCCGGTGGTTAACACATCATCAACAAAAATAATATTTTTTGTATTCCATTTTTTTAAATCTTCTTTTGTTGCTGCTTCTTTTAAAGTTACTGTGCTTTTTATTCTTTCTGCTTTAGACAATCTTTTTTGTTTTTGTTTTTTTTGTCGATGCAAAATGTTTAAAAAAATAGAAGGCTTGCCAGTAGTGTCGGCCAAAGCTTTTGCAAAGTGCCCTGCGTGGTCTAATTTCTTTTCTCTTCCTGCTGCTGGTATATAAATTACTGATTTTTTTAAAAAAGAAAAGTGAAAAAAACATTCTTTTGCAACTTTGTTGTAAAAACACGAATTGCCCGCACCCTTTAAAGAGTACAAAAAAAAAGAAATAAAATGGTCTAACTTTCCCCATGTCCACAAGCTATACACCGGAAAGGGCAAGTTTGTTTCGGCCTTAGAAGGACAAATGCTATAAAATAATTTTTCTCGACAGCTTGGGCAGGCAAAGCTCACTAAAGAAAAAAATTGCCCACAAATCGGACAGTGTCGCAACACAGGCAAGAGTTTTAACAAATTTTCTTTAAGCACTCGCTACAAGTGCAAAAACTTTACCTATTTAATCTCTTCGCAATCCTTCCAAAGCTCTTCCATATAATATTTTCCACGCATAGGTTCGTGAAATAAATGAATAACTAAAAACCCGTAATCTAAAATAACCCAGCGCCCCTCGGCCAAACCCTCCACATATTGAGGTTTAACCCCGTAGTTTTTTAAAACCCCTTGTATTAAAGTTTCTGCTAAAAAATTAACTTTTTTATTATTGTCTGCCGAGCTAATTATAGAAAAATCAGACAAGCTGTTTTCTTTGGGCAGATTAAAGGCCAAAGTTCCAACCCCGCCCTGTTGAGTTAAAAACTGTGAACAAAAAACAGTAAAGGCTTTTAGGTCCACCACTTTTCTGCATTTTTCTAAATATAAATTATGTTCCTCAATATAAGAAAAAATATCTTTTGATAAATGTTGAGGGCAAGTTTTTTTGTCAAAAATAAAACTCCTTAAGTCTGTAGAAGATGCAAACACCGAAGGTACTTCTAAAAAATACAAGTGCTTTCCTGTGGCTAATAAAACTTTTTTTATTTTTTTTGCGGGCTGTTCTGGTGCAAAGTTAATGTCTTCCATTATATATGCTTTTATTTCTGAGGGAATGTAATTTTTTAAATCAGAAAAAGATACTCCTGCGCGGGTGGTTACAACAACATTGGCATGATTTAAAATTTGTTCAAAGTTTTTCCACGAGCTAAAGGTTTCGAAAGAATCTACTCCCATAATTAAAAATAAATTAGCTTCTGCATTTTTTTTTCGAAATTCTTCTATGGTTAAATAGGTGTAGCTAATGCTTTTTTGTTTTATTTCAAAAGCCTCTGCCTTCATGCTTTTTTCTTTAGACAATAACAGCGATAACATGTGTAATCGGTCTGTTGGCAAAGCGTTGCTTAATGATTTCCCCTGGGGGCTTTGGTAATAAGGCACTACAAGTATTTTGTTTAAGTCCGTAGCTTTGGCAACACACCGTAAGCTTTGTAAGTGACCTTCGTGAGGAGGGTTAAACGCCCCTCCAAAAATACCAATATTTTGTTTCTTCATAAACTGCCTTTTTATAATTCTAACACTTTAGCAATGTGGTCTAATAATTTAGAAATACCTAACTTTGTCATAGAGGATACCTCGAACACTAACAAGCCTTTTTCTAAAAATGGTTTTTTTAATTCTTCTAAGTTGGTAGCTAAGTCCACTTTGCTGAGTACAATAATTTGTGGCCGTTGGCTTAGCTTTTTATGTTCTACATTTGTACTTTGTCGCCGCTTATCATACTCTGATAATTCTGCATTTAAGGCTTCGTAGGCTTGCCAAGCGGGCCTTTCTGCAAACTCGCTAACATCAATTAAGTGTAGTAGCACTTGATTTCTTTCCACATGTCTTAAAAATTGAAACCCCAAACCTTTACCTTGTGCGGCCTTTTCAATTAACCCTGGAATGTCGGCTAATACAAAAGATTTTTCTCTCCAACCCACAACTCCCAATTGTGGTTTTAAAGTGGTAAACGGATAATCTGCAATTTTTGGCTGAGCCTTAGATACCACGGACAAAAAGGTAGACTTTCCTGCGTTAGGAAAACCCAATAAACCCACATCGGCAATTAGTTTTAACTCTAAATTAATTTTTAAAGAGCCTCCTGGTTCCCCTGGCTGAGCGTGCCTTGGCGCTTGGTTAACGCTAGTTTTAAAAAAAGAATTTCCCTTTCCTCCGCGACCTCCCCCTAGCAAAATCACCTTAGATTGGTCACTTAAATCTACTAAAATGCGCTGGTTTTCGTCTTTAACTATAGTTCCGGGAGGAACTTCTAAAACCAACGGCTTTCCGTCGGCACCTTGGCTATGTTGTCCGCCGCCCTTGCCGCCAGAGTCTGCTGAATAAAATTTTGTAAAGCGATAATTCAACAAGGAGCGCATGTTATGGTCTACAGAAAAAACCACATCGCCGCCACGGCCTCCATCTCCTCCATCAGGACCACCGCGAGGGACATGTTTTTCGCGACGAAAACTTACCGCACCAGACCCGCCAGAGCCAGAGGCAACGGTAATACTAACTTCATCAATAAAGGACATTTAATTAAAGACTATTTTTAAGCTACAGCTTTTTTAAACTGGTCTTGGGGATAAACAGCAATGCGTAATTTAGTTTTGCTAACTCTTTCGAATTGCACACGACCTTCAATAACAGAATATAGAGTGTGGTCACGGCCCATTTTTACATTGGCACCTTGTAATACTTTGGTTCCCCGCTGTCTAATTAAAATCATGCCAGGCCTTACTTGTTGCCCGCCAAACTTTTTTACACCTAATCGTTTACTTTGTGAATCACGACCATTTCGGGTACTACCTGAGGCTTTCTTTGATGCCATACCAAATCTCCTTACTTACTAAGCGGTTTTCTTCGCTTTTTTAGCAGCTTTTGCAACCTCACCATTAGGAGAGGTAATTTCTTTTATAAATAACTCTGTCATTGGCTGGCGATGTCCATTAAGACGGCGATAACCTTGTCTTCTTTTTTTCTTAAATACTAAAATTTTAGGAGCTTTAAAGTGGCGACGAACTTCGGCACTAACACTGGCATCTTTCACCGTAGGGCTTCCTACAAAAACTTCACCTTTTGCAGAAACCAACAAAGCTTCAAAATTACAAGACTTTCCAGTGTCAGACTCTATTTTTTCTACCCACACCGACTCACCAGCTTGCACTTTATATTGTTTTCCGCCTGTTTTTATAACTGCATACATTGCTTAACCTCAGTTTTTGCGCCTTCCGCCAAAGAAAGTTTTGCCACGGGAAGGCCTACTTTGTCAAGAGTTCATACCCCTTATAAGGGCTTGCCACAAAAACCCCATGGCTGTAAAGATAGCAAGAGGTTTAAGGTCAACTGACAAGCCCGCCATACTATGCCGTCACTTAAAAGCCTACTTTCAAAACTATCTATACGCTGGACTATTGGCGCCCAAATGTACCTAGGTCTATTTATATTTGTGGGTCTTATCTTTATAGCCAGTTTTTTAGGCTGGAAATCTTTAACCGAGATGAACACTATTCAAAGGGCAATTACTCAAGAGCGCATTCCCGAACTTTCTTTG
This portion of the Pseudobdellovibrionaceae bacterium genome encodes:
- a CDS encoding HIT family protein; protein product: MCIFCQIVAGKSPSYKVWEDSKHLAFLSIFPNTKGVTVLVTKEHYSSNFTKLPTKVREDLIAASAKVSDLLVKAFPSAGRCALVFEGFGVNHIHAKLFPLHGTNDEKWKPISSGRKDFVTNYEGCVSTHDGNLMDSATLQKWVEQIKSVG
- the bamD gene encoding outer membrane protein assembly factor BamD — its product is MFFRLLILSIILSACSHSFDTSTSQGLLKKAQYLSKSGQYIEARKELENIINSTAPYSAKASAQWELAEISFKKEEFAQAELEYNQGLQIFSKSPLVKQFQYKKALSLYRQLPEKYQRDLSNAPRAILQFQNFIISYPKNPLAKDAKKYIAKIQSLLFKKALYVANFYFEQKKFKAASKRFQKISRAHSSAPLLFKATLSTYKAGYDNWTYYYKKLRRRFPKSSEVGRLKTLLNL
- a CDS encoding tetratricopeptide repeat protein; protein product: MLQKTTPHSSFHKRTPFSSTAANTGYTQKNPMPARPVKALQQAQALHQRGSFKESIEQYKQILKAQPTCAEAAFAISVLYNDLGQYQNAKVYFAKAVQAKAQQNPSLLPLKNEVVQKYQELAYIYSKYKQPQVALKYYLTALSLNPKDKNTFIALGQVLIELKQYSQAISIFKYLNSQDPHSYIIPFQLAHAYYKNKQTLQAIIIWTNLSKQFPYKKELVALTHLTQALKAV
- a CDS encoding hypoxanthine phosphoribosyltransferase, which codes for MLKSELVPSISQDSIKDTVKKLAREIENDFEGEKLSIICPLKSHFMFCVDLMKEISLPQELDFVFLSSPPNESVKVIKDAFINIRNKNILIVTTVLDVGRSIYFLQNHLSLSYPKSIKLVTLFDKPTRRELAISSDYTGYTVDDRFIVGYGLDINEQGRNYKELYNFSQ
- the nadD gene encoding nicotinate (nicotinamide) nucleotide adenylyltransferase, which produces MKKQNIGIFGGAFNPPHEGHLQSLRCVAKATDLNKILVVPYYQSPQGKSLSNALPTDRLHMLSLLLSKEKSMKAEAFEIKQKSISYTYLTIEEFRKKNAEANLFLIMGVDSFETFSSWKNFEQILNHANVVVTTRAGVSFSDLKNYIPSEIKAYIMEDINFAPEQPAKKIKKVLLATGKHLYFLEVPSVFASSTDLRSFIFDKKTCPQHLSKDIFSYIEEHNLYLEKCRKVVDLKAFTVFCSQFLTQQGGVGTLAFNLPKENSLSDFSIISSADNNKKVNFLAETLIQGVLKNYGVKPQYVEGLAEGRWVILDYGFLVIHLFHEPMRGKYYMEELWKDCEEIK
- the obgE gene encoding GTPase ObgE, which encodes MSFIDEVSITVASGSGGSGAVSFRREKHVPRGGPDGGDGGRGGDVVFSVDHNMRSLLNYRFTKFYSADSGGKGGGQHSQGADGKPLVLEVPPGTIVKDENQRILVDLSDQSKVILLGGGRGGKGNSFFKTSVNQAPRHAQPGEPGGSLKINLELKLIADVGLLGFPNAGKSTFLSVVSKAQPKIADYPFTTLKPQLGVVGWREKSFVLADIPGLIEKAAQGKGLGFQFLRHVERNQVLLHLIDVSEFAERPAWQAYEALNAELSEYDKRRQSTNVEHKKLSQRPQIIVLSKVDLATNLEELKKPFLEKGLLVFEVSSMTKLGISKLLDHIAKVLEL
- the rpmA gene encoding 50S ribosomal protein L27, with product MASKKASGSTRNGRDSQSKRLGVKKFGGQQVRPGMILIRQRGTKVLQGANVKMGRDHTLYSVIEGRVQFERVSKTKLRIAVYPQDQFKKAVA
- the rplU gene encoding 50S ribosomal protein L21, whose product is MYAVIKTGGKQYKVQAGESVWVEKIESDTGKSCNFEALLVSAKGEVFVGSPTVKDASVSAEVRRHFKAPKILVFKKKRRQGYRRLNGHRQPMTELFIKEITSPNGEVAKAAKKAKKTA